Proteins encoded in a region of the Anopheles aquasalis chromosome 2, idAnoAquaMG_Q_19, whole genome shotgun sequence genome:
- the LOC126581585 gene encoding endochitinase-like: MFSAGHLYLAVFLLAPLSLCFAQDTRLVCYFTNWSPDRAGEYSFQISDIPVDLCTHVTYNFAAVDSESFEIKSTNPNFDIAQEGFKKFAELKESNPDLKLSVAVGGWAHGGDAFHKMVSSLDARQTFITSAIRFMERHGFDGIEIVWVWPGSPERGGTPSDKDNFYLLVNEMKREFRSAGHGSWEVAVQVPVDRYRINLGYHQSRLCEAADFVHITGYDLRGSWNGFTDVHSAMDNRPHDKDNLKDYTVKGGVQDWLSNGCPASKIVLGVPLFGRTYTLADSGSHGLAARSSGPGTPGPYTRDPGYRAYFEICEEMKQSTWTVEWDEQGKCPYAFVGNQWVGYENINSLDEKVEFAQSERLAGIFAFSLDLDDYRGKCGVAYPLMKNIFQVYRPVRAPLFSDDDPADFPVVRAK, from the exons ATGTTTAGTGCCG GGCACCTCTACCTGGCGGTGTTCCTGTTGGCACCGCTAAGCCTGTGTTTCGCGCAGGATACGCGACTGGTTTGTTACTTTACCAACTGGTCACCGGATCGGGCGGGAGAGTATTCGTTCCAAATCAGCGACATTCCGGTCGATTTGTGTACCCACGTGACCTACAATTTCGCTGCCGTCGATTCGGAGAGCTTCGAGATCAAGTCAACGAACCCCAACTTTGACATTGCGCAGGAAGGATTTAAGAAGTTTGCCGAGTTGAAGGAATCGAACCCGGACCTGAAGCTCTCGGTGGCCGTCGGTGGATGGGCGCACGGAGGTGATGCATTCCATAAGATGGTGTCCTCGTTGGATGCCCGGCAAACCTTCATCACCAGCGCGATACGGTTCATGGAGCGGCACGGCTTCGATGGCATTGAGATCGTTTGGGTGTGGCCGGGAAGCCCAGAGCGCGGTGGCACTCCAAGTGATAAGGATAACTTTTATCTGCTTGTGAACGAGATGAAACGTGAATTCCGCAGCGCTGGCCATGGTTCGTGGGAAGTAGCGGTACAGGTACCGGTGGATCGTTACCGAATCAATCTGGGCTACCATCAAAGTCGCCTGTGCGA GGCTGCTGATTTTGTACACATCACCGGATACGATCTGCGTGGATCGTGGAATGGTTTCACCGATGTGCACAGTGCCATGGACAATCGACCACACGACAAGGACAATTTGAAGGACTACACCGTGAAGGGAGGTGTTCAGGATTGGTTAAGCAACGGTTGTCCGGCGAGCAAGATCGTCCTGGGTGTCCCACTGTTTGGCCGAACGTACACACTGGCGGACAGTGGATCGCATGGCCTAGCTGCACGCTCCAGCGGCCCCGGAACCCCTGGCCCTTACACGCGTGATCCCGGATACAGGGCTTACTTTGAAATTTgtgaagaaatgaaacaatctACGTGGACCGTTGAGTGGGACGAGCAGGGCAAGTGTCCGTACGCGTTCGTGGGCAATCAGTGGGTCGGATACGAGAACATCAATTCGTTGGATGAAAAGGTCGAGTTCGCGCAGTCCGAACGGTTGGCTGGAATTTTCGCATTTTCGCTAGATTTGGATGATTACAGAGGAAAGTGTGGAGTAGCTTATCCGCTGATGAAGAATATCTTCCAAGTGTACCGGCCGGTTCGTGCACCGCTGTTCTCGGACGATGACCCCGCTGATTTCCCCGTCGTACGTGCCAAGTGA